From Eriocheir sinensis breed Jianghai 21 chromosome 37, ASM2467909v1, whole genome shotgun sequence, one genomic window encodes:
- the LOC127008317 gene encoding uncharacterized protein LOC127008317 isoform X2, with protein MRLDEAASFSSSCRKRKRDFEGHDNRAKRPFVPSHAVVDVDVLQARTQPGRLSSYPHTQGVSRRVNHAMRYPVNCDPVDGVSPNVHAMQVYRTSCPRCLQGEPGHFQHILEK; from the exons ATGAGGCTGGACGAGgccgcttccttctcttcttcctgcagGAAGCGAAAGAGGGACTTCGAGGGACACGACAACAGAGCG aAGCGGCCGTTTGTACCGTCACATGCAGTGGTGGACGTGGATGTGCTACAGGCCAGGACTCAGCCTGGCCGCCTCTCCTCGTACCCTCACACTCAG GGTGTGAGTCGGCGGGTGAACCATGCTATGAGGTACCCCGTGAACTGTGACCCAGTGGACGGTGTATCGCCCAATGTTCACGCCATGCAGGTCTACCGCACGTCTTGCCCGCGGTGCTTGCAGGGGGAGCCG GGTCACTTTCAACACATCCTCGAGAAGTAG
- the LOC127008317 gene encoding uncharacterized protein LOC127008317 isoform X1, protein MAYLLKRKRDFEGHDNRAKRPFVPSHAVVDVDVLQARTQPGRLSSYPHTQGVSRRVNHAMRYPVNCDPVDGVSPNVHAMQVYRTSCPRCLQGEPGHFQHILEK, encoded by the exons GAAGCGAAAGAGGGACTTCGAGGGACACGACAACAGAGCG aAGCGGCCGTTTGTACCGTCACATGCAGTGGTGGACGTGGATGTGCTACAGGCCAGGACTCAGCCTGGCCGCCTCTCCTCGTACCCTCACACTCAG GGTGTGAGTCGGCGGGTGAACCATGCTATGAGGTACCCCGTGAACTGTGACCCAGTGGACGGTGTATCGCCCAATGTTCACGCCATGCAGGTCTACCGCACGTCTTGCCCGCGGTGCTTGCAGGGGGAGCCG GGTCACTTTCAACACATCCTCGAGAAGTAG